The Humulus lupulus chromosome 3, drHumLupu1.1, whole genome shotgun sequence genome window below encodes:
- the LOC133822205 gene encoding sufE-like protein 2, chloroplastic isoform X4, producing MNSSIVRISNHPPPQCYFPSSTTWLKHSKSSTFKSANLISKRENQRNSLKCCSFFSSELNARNPSSFTEIDMPPGTSELSVADKLQRLVLEFKSLAEPMDRVKKLLHYASKLPPYEESGRVQENRVVGCATQVWVEVKMDENGRVRFRADSDSEISKGFCSCLIWVLNGAEGEEVLELKTEDFEYVNVGLHGRGHSRVNTWQNILITMQKKTRALVAERKRILSMETLSSIDEITTKNHGVLGLSATRC from the exons ATGAATTCTTCCATTGTACGAATCAGTAATCATCCTCCTCCTCAATGTTACTTTCCTTCTTCAACAACATGGTTAAAGCATTCTAAAAGCTCTACCTTTAAAAGTGCTAATCTGATTTCCAAGAGAGAAAACCAGAGAAATTCTTTGAAATGTTGTAGTTTTTTCTCGTCGGAATTGAATGCCCGGAACCCTAGCAGCTTCACGGAGATTGATATGCCGCCGGGGACTTCCGAGCTCTCCGTCGCCGATAAGCTGCAACGATTGGTTTTGGAATTCAAGTCGCTGGCGGAGCCGATGGACCGTGTGAAGAAACTGCTTCACTACGCGTCCAAGCTCCCGCCGTACGAGGAGTCGGGTCGGGTTCAGGAGAACCGGGTCGTGGGTTGCGCAACGCAGGTGTGGGTAGAGGTGAAGATGGATGAGAATGGGAGGGTGAGGTTTAGAGCCGATAGCGATTCGGAGATCTCGAAAGGGTTCTGTTCGTGTTTGATTTGGGTACTGAATGGGGCTGAGGGTGAGGAGGTTTTGGAACTGAAGACGGAGGATTTTGAATATGTTAACGTTGGGTTGCACGGAAGGGGACATTCGAGAGTGAATACATGGCAGAACATATTGATAACTATGCAGAAGAAGACCAGAGCTTTGGTTGCAGAGAGAAAGAGAATCCTCTCTATGGAAACTTTATCTTCCATAGATGAAATCACTACCAAAAATCATGGAG TGTTGGGGCTAAGTGCTACTAGGTGCTGA
- the LOC133822205 gene encoding sufE-like protein 2, chloroplastic isoform X3, whose product MNSSIVRISNHPPPQCYFPSSTTWLKHSKSSTFKSANLISKRENQRNSLKCCSFFSSELNARNPSSFTEIDMPPGTSELSVADKLQRLVLEFKSLAEPMDRVKKLLHYASKLPPYEESGRVQENRVVGCATQVWVEVKMDENGRVRFRADSDSEISKGFCSCLIWVLNGAEGEEVLELKTEDFEYVNVGLHGRGHSRVNTWQNILITMQKKTRALVAERKRILSMETLSSIDEITTKNHGGSAQAHCWG is encoded by the exons ATGAATTCTTCCATTGTACGAATCAGTAATCATCCTCCTCCTCAATGTTACTTTCCTTCTTCAACAACATGGTTAAAGCATTCTAAAAGCTCTACCTTTAAAAGTGCTAATCTGATTTCCAAGAGAGAAAACCAGAGAAATTCTTTGAAATGTTGTAGTTTTTTCTCGTCGGAATTGAATGCCCGGAACCCTAGCAGCTTCACGGAGATTGATATGCCGCCGGGGACTTCCGAGCTCTCCGTCGCCGATAAGCTGCAACGATTGGTTTTGGAATTCAAGTCGCTGGCGGAGCCGATGGACCGTGTGAAGAAACTGCTTCACTACGCGTCCAAGCTCCCGCCGTACGAGGAGTCGGGTCGGGTTCAGGAGAACCGGGTCGTGGGTTGCGCAACGCAGGTGTGGGTAGAGGTGAAGATGGATGAGAATGGGAGGGTGAGGTTTAGAGCCGATAGCGATTCGGAGATCTCGAAAGGGTTCTGTTCGTGTTTGATTTGGGTACTGAATGGGGCTGAGGGTGAGGAGGTTTTGGAACTGAAGACGGAGGATTTTGAATATGTTAACGTTGGGTTGCACGGAAGGGGACATTCGAGAGTGAATACATGGCAGAACATATTGATAACTATGCAGAAGAAGACCAGAGCTTTGGTTGCAGAGAGAAAGAGAATCCTCTCTATGGAAACTTTATCTTCCATAGATGAAATCACTACCAAAAATCATGGAGGTTCGGCTCAAGCTCAT TGTTGGGGCTAA
- the LOC133822207 gene encoding high-affinity nitrate transporter 3.2-like encodes MKFRVIISLLLVFFLAQTCYGDVFFSSLPRTLVVSASPLQGQVLKAGEDRITGKWGLNESLKASVVSLEYKNVKVSLCYAPVSQIDRGWRATVDNLNRDKTCQFTIANGNYDASQTSQSFDWPIEKDIPSATYFVRVYAYNSTGEEVGFGQTTDASKISNLFEIQGISGNHVSFDIASICFSAFSLVSLFGFLLMEKRKNKRLSEN; translated from the exons ATGAAATTTCGTGTGATCATCAGCTTGCTCCTAGTGTTTTTCTTAGCTCAAACTTGTTATGGAGATGTTTTCTTCTCCTCTCTCCCAAGAACTCTAGTGGTCAGTGCTTCCCCTCTACAAGGACAAG TACTGAAGGCTGGAGAGGACAGAATTACTGGGAAATGGGGTTTGAATGAGAGCCTCAAGGCATCAGTAGTCTCTTTAGAGTACAAGAATGTTAAAGTGAGTTTGTGTTATGCTCCTGTGAGCCAGATAGACCGTGGATGGAGGGCAACGGTGGACAACTTGAACAGAGACAAGACCTGCCAATTCACCATTGCTAATGGAAACTATGATGCTTCTCAGACTAGTCAAAGCTTCGATTGGCCAATTGAGAAAGATATTCCTTCAGCTACTTACTTTGTGAGAGTCTATGCTTACAACTCCACCGGTGAGGAGGTGGGGTTTGGTCAGACTACGGATGCGAGTAAGATCAGTAACCTGTTTGAAATCCAAGGAATCAGCGGAAATCATGTGTCGTTTGACATTGCTTCGATTTGTTTCTCTGCTTTTTCTTTGGTGTCCTTGTTTGGATTTCTCTTAATggagaaaagaaagaataagAGGCTCTCAGAGAACTAA
- the LOC133822205 gene encoding sufE-like protein 2, chloroplastic isoform X1, whose translation MNSSIVRISNHPPPQCYFPSSTTWLKHSKSSTFKSANLISKRENQRNSLKCCSFFSSELNARNPSSFTEIDMPPGTSELSVADKLQRLVLEFKSLAEPMDRVKKLLHYASKLPPYEESGRVQENRVVGCATQVWVEVKMDENGRVRFRADSDSEISKGFCSCLIWVLNGAEGEEVLELKTEDFEYVNVGLHGRGHSRVNTWQNILITMQKKTRALVAERKRILSMETLSSIDEITTKNHGGSAQAHNYNVLYSVGAKCY comes from the exons ATGAATTCTTCCATTGTACGAATCAGTAATCATCCTCCTCCTCAATGTTACTTTCCTTCTTCAACAACATGGTTAAAGCATTCTAAAAGCTCTACCTTTAAAAGTGCTAATCTGATTTCCAAGAGAGAAAACCAGAGAAATTCTTTGAAATGTTGTAGTTTTTTCTCGTCGGAATTGAATGCCCGGAACCCTAGCAGCTTCACGGAGATTGATATGCCGCCGGGGACTTCCGAGCTCTCCGTCGCCGATAAGCTGCAACGATTGGTTTTGGAATTCAAGTCGCTGGCGGAGCCGATGGACCGTGTGAAGAAACTGCTTCACTACGCGTCCAAGCTCCCGCCGTACGAGGAGTCGGGTCGGGTTCAGGAGAACCGGGTCGTGGGTTGCGCAACGCAGGTGTGGGTAGAGGTGAAGATGGATGAGAATGGGAGGGTGAGGTTTAGAGCCGATAGCGATTCGGAGATCTCGAAAGGGTTCTGTTCGTGTTTGATTTGGGTACTGAATGGGGCTGAGGGTGAGGAGGTTTTGGAACTGAAGACGGAGGATTTTGAATATGTTAACGTTGGGTTGCACGGAAGGGGACATTCGAGAGTGAATACATGGCAGAACATATTGATAACTATGCAGAAGAAGACCAGAGCTTTGGTTGCAGAGAGAAAGAGAATCCTCTCTATGGAAACTTTATCTTCCATAGATGAAATCACTACCAAAAATCATGGAGGTTCGGCTCAAGCTCAT AATTACAATGTATTATACAGTGTTGGGGCTAAGTGCTACTAG
- the LOC133822205 gene encoding sufE-like protein 2, chloroplastic isoform X2, protein MNSSIVRISNHPPPQCYFPSSTTWLKHSKSSTFKSANLISKRENQRNSLKCCSFFSSELNARNPSSFTEIDMPPGTSELSVADKLQRLVLEFKSLAEPMDRVKKLLHYASKLPPYEESGRVQENRVVGCATQVWVEVKMDENGRVRFRADSDSEISKGFCSCLIWVLNGAEGEEVLELKTEDFEYVNVGLHGRGHSRVNTWQNILITMQKKTRALVAERKRILSMETLSSIDEITTKNHGELQCIIQCWG, encoded by the exons ATGAATTCTTCCATTGTACGAATCAGTAATCATCCTCCTCCTCAATGTTACTTTCCTTCTTCAACAACATGGTTAAAGCATTCTAAAAGCTCTACCTTTAAAAGTGCTAATCTGATTTCCAAGAGAGAAAACCAGAGAAATTCTTTGAAATGTTGTAGTTTTTTCTCGTCGGAATTGAATGCCCGGAACCCTAGCAGCTTCACGGAGATTGATATGCCGCCGGGGACTTCCGAGCTCTCCGTCGCCGATAAGCTGCAACGATTGGTTTTGGAATTCAAGTCGCTGGCGGAGCCGATGGACCGTGTGAAGAAACTGCTTCACTACGCGTCCAAGCTCCCGCCGTACGAGGAGTCGGGTCGGGTTCAGGAGAACCGGGTCGTGGGTTGCGCAACGCAGGTGTGGGTAGAGGTGAAGATGGATGAGAATGGGAGGGTGAGGTTTAGAGCCGATAGCGATTCGGAGATCTCGAAAGGGTTCTGTTCGTGTTTGATTTGGGTACTGAATGGGGCTGAGGGTGAGGAGGTTTTGGAACTGAAGACGGAGGATTTTGAATATGTTAACGTTGGGTTGCACGGAAGGGGACATTCGAGAGTGAATACATGGCAGAACATATTGATAACTATGCAGAAGAAGACCAGAGCTTTGGTTGCAGAGAGAAAGAGAATCCTCTCTATGGAAACTTTATCTTCCATAGATGAAATCACTACCAAAAATCATGGAG AATTACAATGTATTATACAGTGTTGGGGCTAA